Within Trichoderma atroviride chromosome 2, complete sequence, the genomic segment GACTATCAGCTCATCTCAAGAGGGTGCCGCGGCAAGCAGCACCTTGAGATATAGCCAGAAGGATATTTTCGCAATATCTTCTGGAATGGAACCCAAGATACTCAAagcgctggaagaggaaaggcCCATTCAGTATCAAGTTCTGAAGCAACTGCCTCTCTCGTCTGCTAGAGACTATCCCTTGCAGCTATTCGAAGTTGCCCCGCTGGGCAGCATCTCCGGTTACTCAACCAAATCCATTGTGGACATTCGACCTCTGAGAGGAAACTTGGAACAGAAAAGACAAGGAGTTTCTCACAACAGCCAAGATGAGCAGCTCACAGCAGCGCTTAGAGCCGCCGACACAACGCCTCGCAAAGTTCGAGCGCAGGTATACCAAGCTCATGGGCCATATGCAACTTCAAATGAGCCACGATCACGAAAGGGCTTTTCTGAGACGCACGGAATATATGCCCTGCAAAGTCCCACGGCTCATGTCCACACCAATGAGCGTCAACCAGCCAAGTCGGATCCTCCAGCAAATGACAAAGACCGGGACGAAGCCTTCCAGCGatttttgaagaagctgaggcAAAATAGCAATGTATCTCAAGGTATAAAGACGCAGAAGCGGCACAGGACGGATAGCGGCTATGAGGATAGCTTCAAGGGATCCCCAAGAGAGAATCCCATCGAGACATCTTCACAAAGTCGCCGGGCACAAGGGGCTAATCCACACAAGAAGACTACCTCTGAGCATTCCAACAACGGCCATGCTCGAAAATTTGAGAATCACAGCCAGAAAGAGGGGAGCAGCGGCTCGGTTGCCTCGGGCGCCTTTCCTAACGAGCCAATCAAATTCCAGAATTTCAATCCCAAAGCGAGAGAATTTCTTTCATTCACCATTCGCAGGGATGCCAGTTCTGATTCTAGatttgaagaggaagatttgGAACCGTTTCGACCATTTGCGACTCCTTTCGCTGGTAAAGATGGCCGGACAAATGTCACGTCCCTCGCAGAATTGACTTGCCTCGCGGACATTGCCTCTGTTcatccgccgccgccgcctccttaTGGAACTATGCCATTTGCCACTGCGAATGGAGCTACCGATCCTCTGACACTCAATAACCCGATGGCAACAAGACTGATTCCGGTGCCTGCAGATCACTTCGGCGGCTCGCTCCAGGCGCCAGCTATTGCATTGCAGCCGCTGTCTTTGGTCAATCCGGCAATGCTTCAAACCCAGCCTGTTTTGCAACCATTGCCAGGCAATATGCTGGGCTATACAGCGCCTCAGCTCATCAACCCCTCCTTTCCCATCACAAACAGCTCTGCCAATCCCTACTTGAGCATGCCGTCCGGCCAACTACCGCTCATTGGGGGTGCTGCTTCTCATCCACCGCAATCACAGCCACAACCAGTACCGAAGCCTCGCCGTCCGGATCCGAGCGATCAACAGGCATACGAGGAATGGATCGAGTGGCGCAAGGCAAACCAGCCAGGCTATGCCCATGAATGCCGCATGAGACAGCAGTGACGAGCTCAGCGAAGCACAGACAACAGGGCATCGGGAAGAGGTGCTGTGGGCCATAGGAACTAGATCCCTGAACTGTCCTGAGGCTTGAAAGATGCTGCAAAGGATGGCATCATtcattgaagatgctgcggTTGGACGCAGCTCGGCTGGTGCTCATCGTGCGACTGGACGCAGCATCCGTGGCGGAGATGTGAGGGACGGCATACGTTTCACgttgctttttttacttgtttCTTCGAAGAGATGTATTATTTCAACACTTTATTTTTGTCTGTTTTGGTGCGTGTGCTCTGTAACATTTATGCAGATGTTCGGACTCAACCGCATAGTGGATAACCATGTTTTGGAAGGGGTGGCTCAACGACATTTGTGTTGCCTGTCTGTGGACAGCGGTGCCACACATGTGAAATGAGGATTCGACGATTTCTGTACACCATGGGATGATGGCAGCGATATCAACTTGCTACTTGATtacattcttcttcttctctcttttcttttccttctccaaaGCCACGCAGTTTAGCTG encodes:
- a CDS encoding uncharacterized protein (EggNog:ENOG41) is translated as MLPLTCVMEHGLILRPGFKMPIQAAASRYKRAYHPPVNYENAAPRSEARTKPSGAPYAYQQLKKFNDLHALRNPDWRTRPSDNSSSAVDDGEHDVAEAAGAGKQRVGMDASPPSAVQGVQQTISSSQEGAAASSTLRYSQKDIFAISSGMEPKILKALEEERPIQYQVLKQLPLSSARDYPLQLFEVAPLGSISGYSTKSIVDIRPLRGNLEQKRQGVSHNSQDEQLTAALRAADTTPRKVRAQVYQAHGPYATSNEPRSRKGFSETHGIYALQSPTAHVHTNERQPAKSDPPANDKDRDEAFQRFLKKLRQNSNVSQGIKTQKRHRTDSGYEDSFKGSPRENPIETSSQSRRAQGANPHKKTTSEHSNNGHARKFENHSQKEGSSGSVASGAFPNEPIKFQNFNPKAREFLSFTIRRDASSDSRFEEEDLEPFRPFATPFAGKDGRTNVTSLAELTCLADIASVHPPPPPPYGTMPFATANGATDPLTLNNPMATRLIPVPADHFGGSLQAPAIALQPLSLVNPAMLQTQPVLQPLPGNMLGYTAPQLINPSFPITNSSANPYLSMPSGQLPLIGGAASHPPQSQPQPVPKPRRPDPSDQQAYEEWIEWRKANQPGYAHECRMRQQ